From Salvia splendens isolate huo1 chromosome 16, SspV2, whole genome shotgun sequence, a single genomic window includes:
- the LOC121771814 gene encoding AP-1 complex subunit gamma-2-like isoform X1 codes for MNPFSSGTRMRDMIRAIRACKTAAEERAVVRKECAAIRAAISENDQDYSHRNLAKLMFIHMLGYPTHFGQMECLKLIATAGFPEKRIGYLGLMLLLDERQEVLMLVTNSIKQDLNHTNQYIVGLALCALGNLGSAEMARDLAPDVERLLQFRDPNIRKKAALCTIRIIKKVPDLAENFIKPAAVLLKEKHHGVLITGVQLCTDLCRVSEEALEYFKKKSIDGLVKLLRDLTNSPYAPEYDISGITDPFLHVRLLKLLRVLGEGDADASDSMNDLLAQVATKTESNKNAGNAILYECVAAIMSIEDNGGLRVLAVNILGRFLSSRDNNIRYVALNMLMKAMALDSQAVQRHRATILECVKDPDASIRKRALELVYLLVNENNVKQMTKDLVDYLEVSDPEFKGDLSAKICSIVEKFSPEKIWYIDQMMKVLSEAGNYVKDDVWHALIVVITNAPNLHGYTVRSLYKAVQTTTGQETLLRVAVWCVGEYADLLISNAGMLDIEDPITVTEADAVNVVETAIGRDSSDLTTRAMCLVALLKLSSRFPSLSKRISDIIHCHKRSLVLELQQRAIEFNSIIGKHEKIRSALVERMPVLDEATFSGRRAGSVPNAVSTSQGAPPKIPNGVAKPAPPLVDLLDLSSDDVPTTVSAGGDFLHDLLGVDMSPAPSQETNQTKKSGTDMLLDLLSIGDPPALSNSSALDILSTSQDNQSAGDLLGKSPTPQPSVKASTPAGSSSMMDLLDGFGATPSVPVAVTDAPTYPSIVAFESSSLKVTFNFSKDPSSQHTTLIEAQFTNKSPNIYSNFVFQAAVPKFLQLHLDPASSNTLPASGDGSITQTLRVSNSQHGKKSLIMRMRINYKANNKDVLEEGQINNFPRGL; via the exons GGACATGATTAGGGCCATACGTGCATGCAAGACTGCAGCTGAGGAACGAGCGGTTGTAAGAAAAGAATGTGCTGCAATTCGAGCTGCAATAAGTGAAAATGACCAAGATTATAGCCATCGCAATTTGGCAAAGCTCATGTTTATTCACATGCTTGGATACCCAACACATTTTGGTCAAATGGAGTGCCTGAAGTTAATTGCGACAGCAGGATTCCCGGAGAAGAGAATAGGATATCTTGGCCTTATGTTGCTTCTTGATGAAAGACAGGAAGTTCTGATGCTTGTCACCAACTCAATAAAACA AGATCTAAACCACACAAACCAGTATATTGTTGGACTAGCTCTTTGTGCCTTGGGAAACCTCGGCTCTGCAGAGATGGCCCGTGATCTTGCCCCAGATGTTGAAAGATTACTTCAATTTAGAGACCCTAATATAAGGAAAAAA GCAGCCTTATGCACAATAAGGATAATTAAGAAAGTACCAGACCTGGCAGAGAACTTCATAAAACCTGCAGCTGTCTTACTGAAGGAAAAGCATCATGGAGTCTTAATAACAGGAGTCCAGCTTTGCACAGATCTCTGCAGAGTCAGTGAAGAGGCTcttgaatattttaaaaag AAATCCATTGATGGCTTAGTCAAACTTCTAAGGGATCTTACGAACAGCCCATATGCACCTGAGTATGATATTTCTGGGATTACAGATCCTTTTCTTCACGTTCGATTGCTTAAGCTCTTGCGTGTTTTGGGAGAAGGAGATGCTGATGCTAGTGATAGCATGAATGATCTTCTTGCCCAG GTGGCAACCAAAACTGAGTCAAACAAAAATGCTGGGAATGCCATCCTCTATGAATGTGTTGCTGCTATCATGAGCATTGAAGATAATGGAGGGTTGAGAGTACTTGCTGTCAATATACTGGGAAGATTTTTGTCCAGCCGGGACAACAATATCAG ATATGTCGCATTGAATATGCTGATGAAAGCTATGGCATTAGATAGTCAAGCAGTGCAGAGGCATCGAGCCACAATTCTTGAATGTGTAAAG GATCCAGATGCTTCAATTCGTAAAAGAGCCCTTGAGCTTGTTTATCTTCTGGTAAATGAAAACAATGTGAAGCAGATGACGAAGGATCTTGTTGACTATCTTGAAGTTAGTGACCCTGAATTTAAGGGAGACCTCAGTGCAAAAATTTGCTCTATTGTGGAGAA GTTTTCCCCTGAGAAAATATGGTACATTGATCAGATGATGAAGGTCCTATCAGAG GCTGGAAATTATGTGAAGGATGATGTGTGGCATGCCCTTATTGTTGTAATTACTAATGCTCCCAATCTCCATGGTTACACAGTAAGATCGCTGTACAAGGCTGTACAGACGACAACTGGACAG GAAACTCTTCTTCGTGTAGCTGTTTGGTGTGTTGGAGAATATGCAGACCTGCTGATTAGTAATGCTGGAATGCTTGATATAGAGGACCCAATAACT GTAACAGAGGCAGATGCTGTTAATGTTGTAGAAACTGCAATTGGACGTGATTCTTCCGATCTCACAACTCGAGCTATGTGTTTGGTTGCTTTGTTAAAACTATCAAGTCGTTTTCCTTCCTTATCAAA GAGGATAAGTGATATTATTCATTGTCATAAACGGAGCCTTGTGCTTGAACTGCAACAGAGAGCAATTGAGTTCAATTCTATTATTGGGAAGCATGAGAAAATCAG GTCTGCCTTGGTAGAAAGGATGCCAGTACTTGATGAGGCAACTTTCAGTGGGAGGAGAGCTGGCTCTGTGCCAAATGCAGTTTCAACTTCACAAGGAGCTCCACCGAAAATTCCTAATGGGGTTGCCAAACCTGCACCTCCTCTAGTCGATTTACTTGATCTTAGTTCTGATGATGTTCCAACCACTGTCTCTGCTGGTGGAGATTTTCTTCATGATCTACTTGGAGTTGATATGTCCCCAGCGCCTTCACAAG AAACCAACCAGACAAAGAAAAGTGGTACAGATATGTTGCTGGACCTTCTGTCAATTGGAGATCCTCCAGCCCTAAGTAACTCATCTGCACTCGATATTTTGTCCACAAGTCAAGATAACCAAAGTGCAGGGGATCTTTTGGGGAAATCGCCCACACCCCAACCTTCAGTGAAAGCTTCCACCCCTGCTGGAAGCTCTTCAATGATGGATTTGTTGGATGGTTTTGGAGCCACCCCATCTGTACCTG TTGCAGTAACCGACGCCCCAACCTATCCATCAATTGTTGCATTCGAGAGCAGCTCCCTGAAAGTAACCTTCAACTTCTCAAAGGATCCTAGCAGCCAACATACCACACTAATCGAGGCTCAGTTTACGAACAAGTCACCCAATATCTACTCAAATTTTGTATTCCAGGCGGCAGTTCCCAAG TTTCTTCAGTTGCACCTGGATCCTGCTAGCAGCAATACTCTTCCTGCGAGTGGTGATGGATCTATCACACAGACATTGCGTGTTTCAAACAGCCAACACGGCAAG AAATCTCTCATCATGCGTATGAGAATAAATTACAAGGCGAACAACAAAGACGTTCTCGAGGAGGGTCAGATCAACAACTTCCCCCGTGGCTTGTGA
- the LOC121771814 gene encoding AP-1 complex subunit gamma-2-like isoform X2 yields MNPFSSGTRMRDMIRAIRACKTAAEERAVVRKECAAIRAAISENDQDYSHRNLAKLMFIHMLGYPTHFGQMECLKLIATAGFPEKRIGYLGLMLLLDERQEVLMLVTNSIKQDLNHTNQYIVGLALCALGNLGSAEMARDLAPDVERLLQFRDPNIRKKAALCTIRIIKKVPDLAENFIKPAAVLLKEKHHGVLITGVQLCTDLCRVSEEALEYFKKKSIDGLVKLLRDLTNSPYAPEYDISGITDPFLHVRLLKLLRVLGEGDADASDSMNDLLAQVATKTESNKNAGNAILYECVAAIMSIEDNGGLRVLAVNILGRFLSSRDNNIRYVALNMLMKAMALDSQAVQRHRATILECVKDPDASIRKRALELVYLLVNENNVKQMTKDLVDYLEVSDPEFKGDLSAKICSIVEKFSPEKIWYIDQMMKVLSEAGNYVKDDVWHALIVVITNAPNLHGYTVRSLYKAVQTTTGQETLLRVAVWCVGEYADLLISNAGMLDIEDPITVTEADAVNVVETAIGRDSSDLTTRAMCLVALLKLSSRFPSLSKRISDIIHCHKRSLVLELQQRAIEFNSIIGKHEKIRSALVERMPVLDEATFSGRRAGSVPNAVSTSQGAPPKIPNGVAKPAPPLVDLLDLSSDDVPTTVSAGGDFLHDLLGVDMSPAPSQETNQTKKSGTDMLLDLLSIGDPPALSNSSALDILSTSQDNQSAGDLLGKSPTPQPSVKASTPAGSSSMMDLLDGFGATPSVPVTDAPTYPSIVAFESSSLKVTFNFSKDPSSQHTTLIEAQFTNKSPNIYSNFVFQAAVPKFLQLHLDPASSNTLPASGDGSITQTLRVSNSQHGKKSLIMRMRINYKANNKDVLEEGQINNFPRGL; encoded by the exons GGACATGATTAGGGCCATACGTGCATGCAAGACTGCAGCTGAGGAACGAGCGGTTGTAAGAAAAGAATGTGCTGCAATTCGAGCTGCAATAAGTGAAAATGACCAAGATTATAGCCATCGCAATTTGGCAAAGCTCATGTTTATTCACATGCTTGGATACCCAACACATTTTGGTCAAATGGAGTGCCTGAAGTTAATTGCGACAGCAGGATTCCCGGAGAAGAGAATAGGATATCTTGGCCTTATGTTGCTTCTTGATGAAAGACAGGAAGTTCTGATGCTTGTCACCAACTCAATAAAACA AGATCTAAACCACACAAACCAGTATATTGTTGGACTAGCTCTTTGTGCCTTGGGAAACCTCGGCTCTGCAGAGATGGCCCGTGATCTTGCCCCAGATGTTGAAAGATTACTTCAATTTAGAGACCCTAATATAAGGAAAAAA GCAGCCTTATGCACAATAAGGATAATTAAGAAAGTACCAGACCTGGCAGAGAACTTCATAAAACCTGCAGCTGTCTTACTGAAGGAAAAGCATCATGGAGTCTTAATAACAGGAGTCCAGCTTTGCACAGATCTCTGCAGAGTCAGTGAAGAGGCTcttgaatattttaaaaag AAATCCATTGATGGCTTAGTCAAACTTCTAAGGGATCTTACGAACAGCCCATATGCACCTGAGTATGATATTTCTGGGATTACAGATCCTTTTCTTCACGTTCGATTGCTTAAGCTCTTGCGTGTTTTGGGAGAAGGAGATGCTGATGCTAGTGATAGCATGAATGATCTTCTTGCCCAG GTGGCAACCAAAACTGAGTCAAACAAAAATGCTGGGAATGCCATCCTCTATGAATGTGTTGCTGCTATCATGAGCATTGAAGATAATGGAGGGTTGAGAGTACTTGCTGTCAATATACTGGGAAGATTTTTGTCCAGCCGGGACAACAATATCAG ATATGTCGCATTGAATATGCTGATGAAAGCTATGGCATTAGATAGTCAAGCAGTGCAGAGGCATCGAGCCACAATTCTTGAATGTGTAAAG GATCCAGATGCTTCAATTCGTAAAAGAGCCCTTGAGCTTGTTTATCTTCTGGTAAATGAAAACAATGTGAAGCAGATGACGAAGGATCTTGTTGACTATCTTGAAGTTAGTGACCCTGAATTTAAGGGAGACCTCAGTGCAAAAATTTGCTCTATTGTGGAGAA GTTTTCCCCTGAGAAAATATGGTACATTGATCAGATGATGAAGGTCCTATCAGAG GCTGGAAATTATGTGAAGGATGATGTGTGGCATGCCCTTATTGTTGTAATTACTAATGCTCCCAATCTCCATGGTTACACAGTAAGATCGCTGTACAAGGCTGTACAGACGACAACTGGACAG GAAACTCTTCTTCGTGTAGCTGTTTGGTGTGTTGGAGAATATGCAGACCTGCTGATTAGTAATGCTGGAATGCTTGATATAGAGGACCCAATAACT GTAACAGAGGCAGATGCTGTTAATGTTGTAGAAACTGCAATTGGACGTGATTCTTCCGATCTCACAACTCGAGCTATGTGTTTGGTTGCTTTGTTAAAACTATCAAGTCGTTTTCCTTCCTTATCAAA GAGGATAAGTGATATTATTCATTGTCATAAACGGAGCCTTGTGCTTGAACTGCAACAGAGAGCAATTGAGTTCAATTCTATTATTGGGAAGCATGAGAAAATCAG GTCTGCCTTGGTAGAAAGGATGCCAGTACTTGATGAGGCAACTTTCAGTGGGAGGAGAGCTGGCTCTGTGCCAAATGCAGTTTCAACTTCACAAGGAGCTCCACCGAAAATTCCTAATGGGGTTGCCAAACCTGCACCTCCTCTAGTCGATTTACTTGATCTTAGTTCTGATGATGTTCCAACCACTGTCTCTGCTGGTGGAGATTTTCTTCATGATCTACTTGGAGTTGATATGTCCCCAGCGCCTTCACAAG AAACCAACCAGACAAAGAAAAGTGGTACAGATATGTTGCTGGACCTTCTGTCAATTGGAGATCCTCCAGCCCTAAGTAACTCATCTGCACTCGATATTTTGTCCACAAGTCAAGATAACCAAAGTGCAGGGGATCTTTTGGGGAAATCGCCCACACCCCAACCTTCAGTGAAAGCTTCCACCCCTGCTGGAAGCTCTTCAATGATGGATTTGTTGGATGGTTTTGGAGCCACCCCATCTGTACCTG TAACCGACGCCCCAACCTATCCATCAATTGTTGCATTCGAGAGCAGCTCCCTGAAAGTAACCTTCAACTTCTCAAAGGATCCTAGCAGCCAACATACCACACTAATCGAGGCTCAGTTTACGAACAAGTCACCCAATATCTACTCAAATTTTGTATTCCAGGCGGCAGTTCCCAAG TTTCTTCAGTTGCACCTGGATCCTGCTAGCAGCAATACTCTTCCTGCGAGTGGTGATGGATCTATCACACAGACATTGCGTGTTTCAAACAGCCAACACGGCAAG AAATCTCTCATCATGCGTATGAGAATAAATTACAAGGCGAACAACAAAGACGTTCTCGAGGAGGGTCAGATCAACAACTTCCCCCGTGGCTTGTGA
- the LOC121769880 gene encoding RING-H2 finger protein ATL47-like: MSWIQSAFGTKISPVILFIIVLLAVIFFIAAILHLLIRFLVKQRSPQAPEIPGSGAFQRQLQQLFHLHDSGLDQFQIDALPVFLYKDIMGLKEPFDCAVCLCEFSELDKLRLLPLCSHAFHIDCIDTWLLSNSSCPLCRGVILSPGFSFENPVFVFDDSKEVEDVKGGGDESSSVLSGRRVFSVRLGKLRCSNGNGAVVQENQNHELGETSCSNLDGRRCYSMGSFQYVVADSELQVAFCPSGGERGRELDGNVGDVVRAGRGRGREGQNWNFAGEGDGEDGKKINSRVKGESFSVSKIWLWSKKGKFPNSHYSNDVNAILP; the protein is encoded by the coding sequence ATGTCCTGGATCCAATCAGCGTTTGGGACCAAAATCAGCCCAGTAATCCTCTTCATAATCGTACTCCTCGCCGTGATTTTCTTCATCGCCGCCATCCTCCACCTCCTCATCCGCTTCCTCGTCAAGCAGAGATCCCCGCAGGCCCCCGAGATTCCGGGCTCCGGCGCCTTCCAGAGGCAGCTGCAGCAGCTCTTCCACCTCCACGACTCCGGCTTGGATCAGTTCCAAATCGATGCCCTCCCAGTCTTCTTGTATAAGGATATAATGGGATTGAAGGAGCCCTTCGACTGCGCCGTCTGCTTATGCGAATTTTCCGAATTGGATAAGCTGAGATTGCTTCCTCTCTGCAGCCATGCCTTCCACATTGACTGCATTGACACATGGCTGCTGTCTAATTCCTCATGCCCCCTCTGCAGGGGTGTGATCTTGAGCCCCGGATTCTCGTTTGAGAACCCGGTGTTCGTGTTTGATGATTCGAAGGAGGTGGAGGATGTGAAGGGGGGTGGGGATGAGAGTAGCTCTGTTTTGAGTGGGAGGAGGGTTTTTTCAGTGAGGCTTGGGAAATTGAGGTGTAGTAATGGTAATGGAGCTGTGGTGCAAGAGAATCAAAATCATGAATTGGGGGAAACCAGCTGCAGCAATCTTGATGGGAGGAGGTGTTATTCAATGGGATCGTTTCAGTATGTGGTGGCTGATTCAGAGCTGCAGGTTGCTTTCTGCCCTAGTgggggagagagagggagagagcttgaTGGGAACGTTGGTGATGTGGTGAGGGCAGGGagggggagagggagagagggacaGAATTGGAATTTTGCAGGGGAGGGAGATGGTGAGGATGGGAAGAAGATTAACAGTAGGGTTAAAGGTGAGAGCTTTTCCGTTTCCAAGATTTGGCTGTGGTCCAAGAAAGGTAAATTCCCTAATTCACATTATTCCAATGATGTTAATGCAATTTTACCATGA